One segment of Neobacillus endophyticus DNA contains the following:
- a CDS encoding glycosyltransferase family 4 protein — translation MKKKLVFISNMAAPYQVKFCYSLQKYFDAEFWFYVKREQDRPKWWEIPLGDKCRILKFSGSIPYVGYYSFGVFAELLRFNPDIILLGGFMNWHWLILKWAKIFNKKVVIMSEPLRNVKSERDDSNLLLNRDTSPQLINKLRKRFFNADLYLGMGKVAAKQFVQEIGFDEKKVSSTMYPQDIEAYFDHPLRTGKKEQDYTLLFANRLVDRYQPLFALEVFMLLKVKYPHLKLLMNNDGPLKSACLKYIEDENIKDVKFLKEIDSWNNMHLIYKNADILILPATYSNGNGTIIEAAASGMGFVVSQNINHMQKYAKNGENCYICDLSTQSFVDAISNYIEAPELLMSHGKLSRKLIEDRKNEYTSKEYFEILERYGLNC, via the coding sequence ATGAAGAAAAAATTAGTCTTTATTAGCAATATGGCTGCACCCTATCAAGTAAAGTTTTGTTATTCATTGCAGAAATATTTTGACGCGGAATTTTGGTTTTATGTCAAAAGGGAGCAAGATCGTCCGAAATGGTGGGAAATACCTTTAGGAGATAAATGCAGGATTTTGAAATTTTCAGGCTCTATTCCTTACGTAGGCTATTATTCTTTTGGGGTCTTTGCCGAACTCTTACGCTTTAATCCAGATATTATATTACTTGGCGGGTTTATGAATTGGCATTGGCTGATTTTAAAATGGGCAAAAATTTTCAACAAAAAAGTAGTGATTATGAGTGAACCATTAAGAAATGTGAAAAGTGAAAGAGATGACTCGAATTTGTTGCTAAACAGGGATACTTCTCCCCAATTAATAAATAAATTAAGAAAAAGATTTTTTAACGCTGATTTATATTTAGGAATGGGGAAAGTGGCAGCAAAACAATTTGTTCAAGAAATAGGGTTTGATGAAAAAAAAGTATCCTCTACCATGTATCCTCAAGACATAGAAGCCTACTTTGATCACCCGTTAAGAACGGGGAAGAAAGAGCAAGATTATACCCTTCTTTTTGCAAATAGGTTAGTGGATCGATATCAACCATTATTTGCATTAGAAGTATTCATGCTCCTAAAAGTAAAATATCCACATTTGAAGCTGTTGATGAATAATGATGGCCCATTAAAATCAGCTTGTCTAAAGTATATCGAGGATGAAAATATAAAGGATGTAAAGTTCCTGAAAGAGATAGACTCATGGAACAATATGCATTTAATTTATAAAAATGCCGATATATTAATCCTTCCAGCAACATATTCGAATGGAAATGGAACGATTATAGAGGCAGCAGCTTCAGGAATGGGGTTTGTTGTCAGTCAAAATATTAATCATATGCAGAAGTATGCTAAGAATGGAGAAAATTGTTATATTTGTGACTTGAGCACACAATCTTTTGTTGATGCCATTTCCAACTATATCGAAGCACCTGAATTACTTATGAGCCATGGGAAATTAAGCAGAAAGCTAATAGAAGATAGAAAAAACGAATATACGTCAAAAGAATATTTCGAAATTCTGGAAAGGTACGGATTAAATTGTTAA
- a CDS encoding glycosyltransferase family 4 protein, which yields MNILWVTNAALPEASLLMNEEPFLFAGWLINAAEQLKKEENIRLSIAFPKGGIKEINVLKGQAVDYYPFTPIIGSEKEMIDNQDFLHIIHQSKPDLVHIFGTEYPHTLAMVNVCKKKNIKCVISIQGLVSFIAKHYLNGLPEKVQKHFTFRDIIKLDNLKIQQKRLKKRGEFEVAAISNVNHVIGRTTWDQACTAIINPRIQYHYCNETLRDEFYRHSWNLESCEKYSIFLSQGSYPVKGLHFMLEAMPIVLKRFPNAKLYIGGPELTKSNSFKEKLKVSSYGKYIKDLVEKHQLQEQVVFTGALNEKQICQRYLKSNVFICPSTIENSPNSLGEAMILGVPAIAADVGGIADLIKHREEGFVYQPDAPYMLAHYICEIFDNDQLAKEFSEKAKRKAARLHDIEQNNMRLLEIYQNINGE from the coding sequence ATGAATATATTATGGGTTACAAATGCGGCATTACCTGAAGCAAGTTTATTAATGAATGAGGAGCCTTTCCTGTTTGCCGGATGGCTGATCAATGCAGCCGAACAGTTGAAAAAAGAAGAGAATATAAGACTAAGTATCGCCTTTCCAAAAGGCGGAATAAAAGAAATAAACGTATTAAAAGGTCAGGCCGTAGATTATTATCCTTTTACTCCTATTATTGGAAGTGAAAAGGAAATGATCGATAATCAGGATTTCTTACATATTATTCATCAGTCGAAGCCTGATCTTGTCCATATTTTTGGAACAGAATATCCTCATACTCTTGCGATGGTGAATGTTTGTAAAAAAAAGAACATTAAATGTGTCATTTCCATTCAAGGACTTGTGTCATTTATTGCGAAACATTATTTGAACGGATTGCCTGAAAAAGTTCAGAAACATTTTACTTTTAGGGACATTATTAAACTGGATAACCTGAAGATCCAGCAAAAACGCTTAAAAAAACGTGGAGAATTTGAAGTGGCGGCTATTTCAAATGTCAATCATGTTATAGGGAGGACGACCTGGGATCAAGCTTGTACTGCCATTATAAACCCAAGAATTCAATACCATTATTGTAATGAGACACTTAGGGATGAATTTTATCGGCATAGCTGGAATCTAGAGAGCTGTGAAAAGTATTCGATATTTTTAAGCCAAGGTTCTTATCCTGTCAAAGGCCTGCACTTCATGCTTGAAGCTATGCCCATCGTTTTAAAAAGATTTCCAAATGCAAAATTATATATTGGCGGTCCAGAATTGACAAAATCAAATAGTTTTAAAGAAAAACTGAAAGTTTCCAGCTATGGAAAATACATAAAAGACTTAGTGGAAAAGCATCAGCTTCAAGAACAAGTGGTTTTTACAGGTGCGCTTAATGAAAAACAAATATGTCAGAGGTACTTAAAATCGAATGTTTTTATTTGTCCTTCAACGATTGAAAATAGCCCAAACTCACTTGGTGAAGCCATGATACTTGGCGTTCCAGCCATTGCAGCAGATGTTGGAGGTATTGCAGATTTAATAAAACACCGTGAAGAAGGCTTTGTGTATCAACCAGACGCCCCTTATATGCTTGCCCATTATATTTGCGAAATTTTCGATAACGATCAGCTTGCAAAGGAATTTTCTGAAAAGGCCAAACGAAAAGCCGCAAGATTACATGACATTGAACAAAATAATATGAGGTTGCTAGAAATATATCAAAACATAAATGGTGAATAA
- a CDS encoding glycosyltransferase family 4 protein: protein MNIFYVSSTCSSRKFKSLFEQSKAKPQQQIQKFHRLFIKGLEQLNNRLCMMSVLPINKYSSDKKWFGKETETEGNIQYIYLPLANFPILKHLLIFITGFITCLTWGIRNKRNSPVLICDVLNVTSSISALLASKLLRIKTVAIVTDIPGFIKEYSREKHSGFKRLISKIYELICHFFMYRYDSYIILTEQMNELVNPKNKPFVVIEGMVDIDMGDISNKLEEKYEEKVILYAGALYEKYGVKKLIEAFMNTKCEDARLWLFGSGEMENEIKEYEKADHRLKYFGVLPNEVIVMEELKATLLVNPRPSQEEFTKYSFPSKNMEYMASGTPVLTTKLPGMPKEYYDYIYLIEDEGEEGMAEALELILSNHKMDLFHKGKIAKEFVLKEKNNRIQAKRFMETLL, encoded by the coding sequence ATGAATATATTCTATGTGTCAAGTACATGCTCTTCGCGGAAGTTTAAGTCATTATTCGAACAAAGCAAGGCGAAACCTCAACAGCAAATTCAAAAATTTCATCGTTTATTTATAAAAGGATTGGAACAATTAAATAATCGATTATGTATGATGTCGGTTTTACCCATTAATAAATATAGCAGTGATAAAAAATGGTTTGGAAAAGAAACAGAGACAGAGGGGAATATACAATATATTTATTTACCACTTGCCAATTTTCCCATTCTTAAGCATTTGCTCATTTTTATTACTGGTTTTATTACTTGTTTAACCTGGGGGATTAGAAATAAAAGAAATTCACCTGTACTCATCTGTGATGTATTAAATGTTACAAGCTCCATCTCAGCTTTATTGGCTTCTAAATTGTTGAGAATAAAAACAGTCGCAATCGTAACCGATATTCCCGGTTTTATAAAAGAGTATTCAAGAGAAAAACATTCTGGTTTCAAACGTTTGATATCTAAGATTTATGAGTTAATCTGTCACTTTTTTATGTACAGATATGATTCATATATTATTTTAACAGAACAAATGAATGAATTAGTGAATCCTAAAAACAAGCCATTCGTCGTTATTGAAGGAATGGTAGATATAGATATGGGGGACATTTCGAATAAGTTAGAAGAAAAGTATGAAGAAAAGGTCATTCTTTATGCAGGTGCCCTTTATGAAAAATATGGTGTTAAAAAATTAATTGAAGCATTTATGAATACGAAATGTGAAGATGCGAGATTATGGTTATTCGGATCAGGAGAGATGGAAAACGAGATCAAAGAATATGAGAAAGCGGATCATCGGCTTAAATATTTTGGAGTTTTACCAAATGAAGTTATCGTAATGGAAGAGCTAAAAGCGACATTACTGGTTAATCCAAGGCCTTCGCAGGAGGAATTTACAAAGTATTCATTTCCCTCTAAAAATATGGAATACATGGCATCAGGAACACCTGTTTTAACAACAAAACTTCCGGGAATGCCTAAAGAGTATTATGACTATATTTATCTTATTGAAGATGAAGGTGAAGAAGGAATGGCAGAAGCATTAGAGCTTATTCTGTCAAATCATAAAATGGACTTGTTTCATAAAGGGAAAATAGCCAAGGAATTTGTTTTAAAAGAAAAAAATAATAGGATCCAAGCAAAAAGATTTATGGAGACATTGTTATGA
- the wecB gene encoding non-hydrolyzing UDP-N-acetylglucosamine 2-epimerase — translation MEKLKVMTIVGTRPEIIRLSEVIKACDRYFHHVLVHTGQNWDYTLNEIFFEELGLRQPDYFLGVVGEDLGETMGNIITSTYKIFNQEKPDALLILGDTNSCLSAISAKRLKIPIFHMEAGNRCFDQNVPEEINRKIVDHISDINLAYTEHSRRYMLSEGIRKEHIFVTGSPMKEVLLKNMERIQSSTILEELKLEKGKYILVSAHREENIDKEENFFSLMNAINTIAEKYQVPVIYSTHPRSWKKIKERKFSFHPLVRQLQPFGFFDYNHLQLNAFTVLSDSGTLSEESAILGFPAVLIRTSTERPEVLDKGTVVIGGITEKKIVQAVELTRAMWLNEEKTYVANDYQDENVATKVVKIIQSYTEIVNKVVWRK, via the coding sequence GTGGAAAAACTGAAGGTCATGACGATTGTCGGAACAAGACCTGAGATTATCAGACTATCAGAAGTAATAAAGGCGTGTGACCGATATTTTCATCATGTTCTGGTTCATACCGGACAAAATTGGGATTACACCCTAAATGAAATCTTTTTTGAAGAATTGGGCCTAAGGCAGCCCGATTATTTTTTGGGAGTGGTTGGAGAAGATTTAGGTGAAACGATGGGAAATATCATCACCTCCACCTACAAAATTTTTAACCAGGAAAAGCCAGATGCCTTATTAATTTTGGGGGATACCAATAGCTGTCTAAGTGCCATATCGGCTAAACGCCTAAAAATACCCATTTTTCATATGGAAGCAGGCAACCGCTGCTTTGATCAAAATGTACCCGAGGAGATTAATAGAAAAATAGTTGATCATATATCAGACATTAATCTGGCCTATACAGAACACAGCCGGCGGTACATGCTATCAGAAGGAATCCGTAAAGAACATATCTTTGTAACGGGATCGCCAATGAAAGAAGTATTACTCAAAAACATGGAGAGAATTCAAAGCAGCACGATTCTCGAAGAATTAAAACTTGAAAAGGGTAAATATATTCTTGTTTCTGCACACCGTGAGGAAAATATTGATAAAGAAGAGAACTTCTTTTCACTAATGAACGCAATCAACACCATTGCAGAAAAGTACCAAGTGCCTGTAATCTATTCTACACATCCGCGCAGCTGGAAGAAAATAAAGGAAAGGAAATTCTCGTTTCATCCATTAGTCAGACAGCTTCAACCATTCGGTTTTTTTGATTACAACCACCTGCAGCTGAATGCATTTACTGTTCTCTCCGACAGCGGGACACTGTCTGAAGAATCCGCCATTCTTGGATTTCCAGCAGTTTTAATTAGAACATCAACGGAACGCCCAGAGGTACTGGATAAAGGGACTGTAGTGATCGGAGGAATTACGGAGAAAAAAATCGTTCAGGCAGTGGAATTAACAAGAGCCATGTGGCTGAATGAAGAGAAAACTTATGTAGCAAATGATTATCAGGACGAGAATGTTGCGACGAAGGTTGTAAAGATTATTCAAAGCTATACAGAGATTGTTAATAAGGTAGTTTGGAGAAAATAA
- a CDS encoding capsular polysaccharide biosynthesis protein CapF, which translates to MKILVTGANGFVGKNLVAELKNKGYNEIFKVTRETDYSRLEAYTKECDFVFHLAGVNRPKDEEEFMEGNFGFTLSLLELLKKHQNQSPVLITSSTQAAMENPYGKSKKAVEDLLFSYSLEMGAKALVYRLPNLFGKWSSPNYNSVVATFCHNIARGKAIQVHNPDTELTLAYIDHVIAEFIRALEGNETVCGEFCMVPVTYRITLGELADKLYSFKNNRESLVMPSLENDVDKALYSTFLSYLEEDDFSYKLKKNVDHRGWLAEFIKSESGGQIFISKTKPGVTRGNHWHHTKVEKFLVIQGEATIRFRKIDSHQILEYKVNGEIPEVVDIPPGYTHSIENTGKEDVITLFWACEVFNPEKPDTYFLEVN; encoded by the coding sequence GTGAAAATACTAGTTACTGGAGCAAATGGGTTTGTAGGAAAGAATCTTGTGGCTGAATTAAAAAATAAAGGATACAACGAAATTTTCAAGGTGACAAGAGAAACGGATTACTCCCGATTAGAAGCATATACAAAGGAATGTGATTTTGTCTTTCATTTAGCTGGAGTCAATAGACCAAAAGACGAAGAAGAATTTATGGAGGGAAACTTCGGCTTTACCTTATCATTACTAGAGCTATTAAAAAAACATCAAAATCAATCACCAGTACTGATTACATCCTCTACGCAGGCTGCCATGGAGAATCCATATGGCAAAAGCAAAAAAGCGGTAGAGGATTTATTATTTTCTTACAGTTTAGAAATGGGCGCGAAAGCGTTAGTTTATCGGCTGCCAAATCTTTTTGGAAAATGGTCGAGTCCTAATTATAACAGTGTAGTTGCTACATTTTGTCATAACATTGCCAGAGGAAAGGCCATTCAGGTGCATAATCCGGACACTGAGTTGACATTAGCTTATATCGACCATGTCATCGCTGAATTTATACGCGCTCTGGAGGGAAATGAGACGGTGTGCGGGGAGTTTTGCATGGTGCCGGTAACTTATAGGATTACCCTCGGAGAACTGGCAGATAAGCTTTATTCCTTCAAAAATAATCGTGAATCATTGGTTATGCCGTCTTTAGAAAATGACGTAGATAAGGCACTGTACAGTACATTTTTGTCTTACCTGGAGGAAGATGATTTTTCTTATAAATTAAAAAAGAATGTGGACCATCGGGGCTGGCTGGCAGAGTTTATTAAGTCTGAATCAGGCGGTCAAATTTTTATTTCTAAAACAAAGCCTGGTGTAACACGGGGAAATCATTGGCACCATACAAAGGTAGAAAAATTTCTTGTGATTCAGGGCGAAGCGACCATTCGATTTAGAAAGATTGATAGTCATCAAATACTTGAATATAAAGTGAATGGTGAAATTCCTGAGGTAGTGGATATTCCTCCGGGTTATACACATTCCATTGAAAATACCGGAAAAGAAGATGTAATCACCTTATTTTGGGCTTGTGAAGTCTTTAATCCGGAAAAGCCAGATACTTATTTCTTGGAGGTAAATTAA
- a CDS encoding nucleoside-diphosphate sugar epimerase/dehydratase, giving the protein MFDGKTLLITGGTGSFGNAVMEKFLYSNVKEIRIFSRDEKKQDDMRKKYKNDKLKFYIGDVRDLASVKNAMYGVDYVFHAAALKQVPSCEFFPLEAVKTNVLGTDNVLSASIEYGVKKVICLSTDKAAYPINAMGISKAMMEKVFIAKSKSVSPDQTLICGTRYGNVMASRGSVIPLFIEQIKTGVPLTITDPNMTRFLMSLKEAVELVEFAFKNAEAGDIMVQKAPACLIGDLAQALIELFNAENEIKVIGTRHGEKLYETLLTREECLGAEDLGDFFRVPADKRDLNYDKYFVEGDKRLSLKEEYNSHNTQVLNVEQIKEKLLELDFVQQELKILKETVETF; this is encoded by the coding sequence TTGTTTGACGGAAAAACGTTGCTGATTACTGGAGGAACCGGCTCCTTTGGGAACGCTGTTATGGAAAAATTCCTATATTCTAATGTGAAAGAGATTCGAATCTTTTCTCGTGATGAAAAAAAACAAGATGATATGAGAAAAAAATATAAAAATGATAAACTCAAGTTTTATATTGGGGATGTCAGAGACTTGGCCAGTGTAAAAAACGCCATGTATGGTGTCGATTACGTTTTCCATGCTGCTGCCTTAAAACAAGTGCCTTCCTGCGAATTTTTTCCTCTTGAAGCAGTAAAAACGAATGTGCTGGGGACAGATAACGTTCTATCAGCTTCTATTGAATATGGAGTAAAAAAAGTGATCTGTTTATCAACAGATAAAGCAGCATATCCCATCAATGCTATGGGAATATCAAAAGCAATGATGGAAAAAGTATTTATTGCAAAATCAAAATCTGTTTCTCCGGATCAAACATTAATTTGCGGTACTAGATATGGAAATGTGATGGCTTCACGCGGATCTGTAATCCCTTTGTTCATCGAACAAATTAAAACTGGTGTTCCTCTAACCATTACAGATCCTAATATGACCAGATTTCTCATGAGTCTGAAAGAGGCTGTAGAGTTAGTGGAATTTGCTTTTAAAAATGCAGAAGCGGGAGATATTATGGTTCAAAAAGCGCCTGCCTGCTTAATTGGTGACTTGGCCCAGGCATTAATTGAATTGTTTAATGCAGAAAATGAAATAAAAGTGATTGGAACCCGTCATGGTGAAAAGCTGTATGAAACCCTTCTTACTAGGGAGGAATGTTTAGGTGCTGAAGACCTTGGCGACTTTTTTAGAGTTCCAGCGGATAAAAGGGATTTAAATTATGATAAGTATTTTGTCGAAGGTGACAAAAGGCTTTCCTTAAAAGAAGAATATAACTCGCATAATACCCAAGTTTTAAATGTTGAACAGATTAAAGAGAAATTGCTTGAACTAGATTTTGTTCAACAGGAGTTAAAGATTTTAAAGGAAACGGTCGAAACCTTTTAA
- a CDS encoding glycosyltransferase family 4 protein: MNVLFLTLANMENIHERGIYTDLVRELASRGINIHVVFPRERRTGLPTELLTYENIKLLKVKTGNITQTSFLEKGIATLKIQNQYLKAVKKYFSDVRFDLVLYSTPPITFEKVVEYFKKNHKSKTYLVLKDIFPQNAVDINVMKDGSLIWRYFRNKEKKLYEVSDMIGCMSQGNVNYILKHNPFVKKNKVEIFPNSIKPIERLRNTISKDSFYEKYNIPPGTVLFLYGGNLGKPQGIDFLLKIVEYFHLVNNGYLLIVGEGTEYETIRNFINRENPKNVGLFKKLPKHEYDQLLEVADAGLILLDHRFTIPNFPSRLTAYMEYSLPILAATDCNTDLKDIISEAKCGFWSESGNVADFIYHANKLAKDQRLRNQMGNSARDYLEEHYDVTKTVNTIIKHL, translated from the coding sequence TTGAATGTATTATTTTTAACGTTAGCTAATATGGAGAATATCCATGAAAGAGGGATATACACCGATTTGGTAAGAGAACTGGCCAGCAGAGGCATAAACATCCATGTTGTTTTTCCAAGAGAGAGAAGGACAGGATTACCTACGGAATTACTAACATATGAAAACATAAAGCTATTAAAAGTAAAGACTGGAAATATCACGCAAACGAGCTTTTTAGAAAAAGGAATTGCTACGCTTAAAATCCAAAATCAATATCTGAAGGCAGTGAAAAAGTATTTTTCAGATGTACGTTTTGATTTGGTTTTATACTCAACACCTCCTATTACTTTTGAAAAAGTAGTGGAGTATTTTAAGAAAAACCACAAAAGCAAAACGTATTTAGTCTTAAAAGATATTTTTCCGCAAAATGCAGTGGATATTAATGTAATGAAAGATGGGAGCTTGATTTGGCGATATTTTAGAAATAAAGAAAAGAAGTTATATGAAGTATCTGATATGATTGGCTGCATGTCCCAAGGAAATGTGAATTATATATTAAAACATAATCCTTTTGTGAAAAAGAATAAGGTAGAGATATTCCCCAATTCTATTAAACCAATTGAACGACTAAGAAACACGATTTCCAAAGATTCATTCTATGAAAAATATAATATACCTCCAGGCACCGTTTTATTTCTTTATGGAGGAAATTTAGGTAAGCCTCAGGGAATTGATTTTTTACTGAAAATAGTCGAATACTTCCATCTTGTTAATAATGGCTATCTATTAATTGTAGGCGAAGGCACGGAATATGAAACGATTAGGAATTTTATTAACAGAGAAAATCCTAAAAATGTGGGTCTTTTCAAAAAGCTTCCTAAACATGAATATGATCAGTTACTGGAGGTCGCGGATGCCGGTTTAATATTATTAGATCACAGATTTACGATTCCTAATTTTCCATCCAGACTAACTGCCTATATGGAGTATTCCTTGCCAATTCTGGCGGCAACAGACTGCAATACAGATTTAAAAGACATCATATCCGAAGCAAAATGCGGATTTTGGTCGGAAAGCGGAAATGTGGCTGATTTCATTTATCATGCGAATAAGCTGGCAAAAGACCAAAGGCTGCGAAATCAAATGGGTAATAGCGCCAGGGATTACTTAGAAGAACATTATGACGTTACAAAAACGGTTAATACTATAATAAAGCACTTATAA
- a CDS encoding tyrosine-protein phosphatase, with protein sequence MIDIHCHILPGLDDGPNNMYECREMVNFAVKSGIKHLFATPHHRNGQYENVKNKIMNQVAELNELLLKDRIPLTIHPGQELRIHREIFASLAMDEILTLDNSGKYLLLELPSGEVPSYTREVVYELLVRGIVPIIAHPERNREIIRNHDLLFELVEDGAVTQITAGSIIGQFGKKIKSFSEKIIEHKMAHFIASDAHNVGSRGFVLREAYDVITKKFGVQRTFYFQENAELLAANQSLSREKPIPIRKKILGIF encoded by the coding sequence GTGATTGATATACATTGTCACATTTTACCAGGTCTTGATGATGGCCCTAATAATATGTATGAATGCCGTGAAATGGTGAATTTCGCAGTAAAGTCAGGAATTAAACACTTATTTGCAACACCACACCATAGAAATGGCCAATATGAAAATGTCAAAAATAAGATTATGAATCAAGTAGCGGAATTAAACGAGCTGCTTTTAAAAGACCGTATTCCGCTTACGATCCATCCAGGTCAAGAATTAAGAATTCACCGGGAAATATTTGCATCTCTTGCAATGGACGAAATATTGACTCTTGATAACAGCGGGAAATATTTATTATTGGAGCTCCCTTCAGGTGAAGTTCCCAGCTATACCCGTGAGGTAGTTTATGAACTTTTGGTAAGAGGGATTGTACCAATCATTGCCCATCCAGAGAGAAACCGGGAAATCATCAGAAATCATGATTTACTTTTTGAATTAGTCGAGGATGGAGCGGTGACTCAGATAACAGCTGGGAGCATCATCGGTCAGTTCGGAAAAAAGATAAAATCTTTTTCAGAAAAAATCATTGAGCATAAGATGGCACATTTTATCGCTTCAGATGCTCATAATGTTGGATCAAGAGGCTTCGTACTTCGTGAGGCATATGATGTGATTACGAAAAAGTTTGGGGTCCAGCGTACTTTTTATTTCCAAGAAAATGCTGAGCTTCTTGCAGCCAATCAATCCCTTTCCAGAGAAAAGCCGATCCCGATTAGAAAAAAGATATTGGGCATTTTTTAA
- a CDS encoding CpsD/CapB family tyrosine-protein kinase encodes MKPLYRDRKKKRKKNVHLVAHYNSISPITEQYRLIRNNLCFSSVDKQIKSIVITSPEKGDGKSTTAANLAVVLAQQGKKVLLVDTDLRKPSVHYAFHVSNMIGLTDVLTRKIELDRAIMKTYIPNLDILTCGTIPPNPSELLNSKTMEYVMGGLSLNYDFVVYDTPPILVVTDSQIMANKCDGVVLVVASGKTTKDQALKAKELLEKANSNLLGVVVNGVENKKGIYYGQYS; translated from the coding sequence GTGAAACCTTTGTATCGAGATAGGAAAAAAAAGAGAAAAAAAAATGTTCACCTAGTTGCCCATTATAATTCAATATCCCCCATTACAGAACAATATCGGCTTATTAGAAATAACTTGTGCTTCTCTTCAGTAGATAAGCAAATCAAATCGATCGTTATAACATCGCCTGAAAAGGGAGACGGAAAATCTACAACAGCAGCCAATTTGGCAGTGGTCCTGGCACAACAAGGGAAGAAGGTATTACTTGTAGATACAGATTTAAGGAAACCATCTGTTCATTATGCCTTTCATGTAAGTAATATGATCGGACTTACAGATGTGCTAACAAGGAAAATAGAGTTGGATCGAGCCATTATGAAAACATATATTCCGAATTTGGATATTCTAACATGCGGAACGATCCCGCCTAATCCTTCAGAACTATTAAACTCAAAAACGATGGAATACGTTATGGGAGGGCTTAGCCTAAATTATGATTTTGTGGTGTATGATACTCCGCCAATCCTAGTTGTCACAGATTCTCAAATTATGGCGAATAAATGCGATGGTGTGGTATTGGTAGTAGCAAGCGGTAAGACCACAAAAGATCAGGCATTGAAAGCAAAAGAACTACTGGAAAAAGCAAATTCAAATTTGCTGGGTGTAGTTGTAAATGGTGTAGAAAATAAAAAAGGAATCTATTACGGTCAATACAGTTAA
- a CDS encoding YveK family protein, producing MKDTISLIVLFKTLKKRWKLIVLMILAAALGSGYISYYFLKPVYQASTQILVNQKDAKNQLDYTLLQGNVSLINTYSEIIKSPAILEKVVRKLNLKENADGLNSQLTINSRNDSQVFSIVVEDQDAAQAVNIANTVSETFKEEIPSIMSVNNVSILAKAELKENPVPVKPKRSLNIAVGIVLGLLGGIILSFLLDFMDNTLKDEQDVAELLGVPVLGSIKKMSRVEKRMRTNTKMKEMGSETFVSR from the coding sequence ATGAAAGATACCATCAGTTTAATTGTCCTTTTTAAAACACTTAAGAAGCGTTGGAAATTAATTGTGCTCATGATATTGGCTGCGGCATTAGGAAGTGGATATATTTCTTACTATTTTTTAAAACCTGTTTACCAAGCATCTACGCAAATCTTGGTTAATCAAAAGGATGCTAAGAATCAACTGGACTACACGTTATTGCAAGGCAATGTAAGTTTGATTAACACCTATAGTGAGATTATTAAAAGTCCGGCGATATTGGAAAAGGTTGTTAGGAAATTGAATCTAAAAGAAAATGCGGATGGGCTGAATTCACAACTGACAATTAACAGCCGCAATGATTCACAGGTATTTTCCATTGTCGTGGAGGATCAGGATGCTGCACAGGCAGTCAATATAGCAAATACGGTATCTGAAACTTTTAAAGAAGAAATCCCAAGTATTATGAGTGTTAATAATGTGAGTATTCTTGCAAAAGCAGAATTAAAAGAAAATCCTGTTCCTGTTAAACCAAAAAGGTCACTAAATATTGCTGTTGGGATTGTTTTGGGATTGTTAGGAGGGATTATCCTATCGTTTCTATTGGATTTTATGGACAATACACTGAAGGATGAACAAGATGTTGCAGAACTACTGGGAGTGCCAGTTCTGGGTTCCATCAAAAAAATGTCCAGGGTTGAGAAAAGGATGAGGACAAATACCAAAATGAAGGAAATGGGAAGTGAAACCTTTGTATCGAGATAG
- a CDS encoding helix-turn-helix domain-containing protein yields the protein MIGKMIAEIRKQRGYTLSELAELSHISKSYLSNIERNLNKNPSIEIIKRIAKVLDIDPIILLKVGSEKDTQFYVDKEWADFVSQLKDLGVEKEELSQYKTLIEFIKWKNQTH from the coding sequence ATGATTGGAAAAATGATTGCGGAAATACGAAAACAAAGGGGTTACACATTATCGGAGCTTGCGGAACTATCGCATATATCCAAATCTTATCTAAGTAATATCGAGCGGAATTTGAACAAAAATCCATCGATTGAAATTATTAAAAGAATTGCAAAGGTGTTGGATATTGATCCTATCATCTTATTGAAAGTGGGGAGTGAAAAGGATACTCAATTTTATGTAGATAAAGAGTGGGCTGACTTTGTCAGTCAGCTTAAAGACTTGGGAGTGGAAAAAGAGGAGCTAAGCCAATATAAAACCTTGATTGAATTTATAAAATGGAAAAATCAAACCCATTAA